A DNA window from Acetobacter aceti NBRC 14818 contains the following coding sequences:
- the rfaD gene encoding ADP-glyceromanno-heptose 6-epimerase has protein sequence MIIVTGGAGFIGSCLVASLCARGLDVVVVDRLRDGEKWRNLRSHIPVRIIAPEDLEMLLDDDTIKVEAVFHMGAISTTTARDGDLVWRTNVSLSQRFWTWCAQQGVRFFYASSAATYGAADQLSLFSDDPALLSTLAPLNLYGWSKQAFDLNVMRSLDRGIARPPQWAGLKFFNVYGPNEYHKGNMISVVKVKYDEVRQGRPARLFRSDRADIADGQQKRDFIWVGDVVKVMLWLYDNPTINGLFNCGTGEARTYLDLANAVCDAAGVKRAIEYIDMPDSLRGQYQSFTQADMSRLRAAGYTASFTSLEDGIHQYVRDYLSKVDPYL, from the coding sequence ATGATTATCGTCACCGGCGGCGCCGGATTCATCGGATCGTGTCTGGTCGCGTCGCTCTGCGCGCGCGGGCTGGATGTCGTGGTTGTCGATCGTCTCCGGGATGGAGAGAAGTGGCGCAACCTGCGCAGCCATATTCCTGTCCGTATCATCGCACCTGAAGATCTTGAGATGCTCCTGGATGACGATACCATCAAGGTCGAAGCCGTCTTTCATATGGGAGCGATCAGCACGACAACGGCGCGTGACGGCGACCTCGTCTGGCGCACCAACGTCTCCCTCTCCCAGCGGTTCTGGACGTGGTGTGCCCAGCAGGGTGTGCGGTTCTTCTACGCATCATCTGCGGCCACTTATGGCGCGGCCGATCAGCTCTCGCTGTTCTCCGATGATCCGGCTCTGCTCTCCACGCTCGCGCCCCTCAATCTGTATGGCTGGTCGAAGCAGGCGTTCGATCTGAATGTGATGCGGTCTCTGGATCGGGGCATCGCCCGCCCGCCGCAATGGGCTGGTCTGAAATTCTTCAACGTCTACGGCCCGAACGAGTATCACAAGGGCAACATGATCTCGGTTGTGAAAGTGAAGTACGACGAGGTGCGGCAGGGGCGTCCGGCCCGGCTGTTCCGTTCGGATCGTGCCGACATCGCCGACGGACAGCAGAAGCGCGATTTCATCTGGGTTGGTGACGTCGTGAAGGTCATGCTCTGGCTGTATGACAATCCGACCATCAATGGCCTCTTCAATTGTGGAACCGGCGAGGCCCGCACCTACCTTGATCTGGCCAATGCCGTCTGTGACGCCGCAGGCGTGAAGCGGGCCATCGAGTATATCGACATGCCGGACAGCCTGCGCGGACAGTATCAGTCGTTCACGCAGGCGGATATGTCCCGATTGCGCGCCGCCGGTTATACGGCGTCCTTCACCAGTCTTGAGGACGGCATTCATCAGTATGTCCGGGATTACCTCTCGAAGGTCGATCCCTACCTCTGA
- the lgt gene encoding prolipoprotein diacylglyceryl transferase, giving the protein MLPVLMFPQFDPVLVHLGPLAVRWYALAYIAGIVIGIQLLKRLVTWAPRAATPELADDFLVWVTLGIVLGGRLGYVLFYQPMAFMAHPAQIFAVWQGGMSFHGGTIGVILAMLLFCRRYGLKFLAFADRVTTIVPIGLGFGRIANFINGELWGRYADPSLPWAMIFPDTDGHPRHPSQLYEALTEGLLLFLVLLFAARQQKLRERPGFLAGLFLVGYGCARIFCECFREPDAFLGYFPFGVTMGQILSIPMILAGALLMLYAFRAPVYAGLPPEEQESA; this is encoded by the coding sequence ATGCTGCCCGTGCTCATGTTCCCGCAGTTCGACCCGGTGCTCGTGCATCTCGGCCCGCTTGCGGTCCGCTGGTATGCGCTGGCCTATATCGCGGGCATCGTCATCGGCATCCAGCTTCTGAAAAGACTGGTGACTTGGGCGCCGCGGGCAGCGACCCCGGAACTGGCCGATGATTTTCTCGTCTGGGTCACGCTCGGCATCGTGCTCGGTGGTCGCCTTGGTTATGTGCTGTTTTATCAGCCGATGGCCTTTATGGCGCATCCGGCCCAGATCTTCGCCGTCTGGCAGGGCGGCATGTCCTTCCACGGCGGAACCATCGGCGTCATTCTGGCGATGCTGCTGTTCTGCCGTCGCTATGGGCTGAAGTTTCTGGCCTTCGCGGATCGTGTGACGACCATCGTGCCGATCGGGCTTGGTTTCGGGAGAATAGCGAACTTCATCAATGGCGAGCTTTGGGGGCGTTATGCTGATCCGAGCCTGCCGTGGGCGATGATCTTTCCCGACACGGATGGCCATCCGCGCCATCCGTCGCAGCTTTATGAGGCGTTGACCGAAGGGCTTCTTCTCTTTCTGGTCCTGCTGTTTGCAGCGCGTCAGCAGAAGTTGCGTGAGCGTCCCGGTTTTCTGGCCGGTCTGTTTCTTGTCGGGTATGGATGCGCCCGTATTTTCTGCGAGTGCTTCCGTGAGCCTGATGCGTTCCTCGGTTATTTCCCGTTTGGCGTCACCATGGGACAGATCCTGAGTATTCCGATGATTCTGGCCGGGGCGCTGCTCATGCTTTATGCGTTTCGTGCGCCGGTTTATGCGGGACTGCCGCCTGAGGAACAGGAAAGCGCGTGA
- a CDS encoding class I SAM-dependent methyltransferase: MSVSGPQGGERLDAFMGRANAAYYAQRDPFTDFVTAPEISQIFGEVLGAWCAVVMRGLPVSSGAPLHLVEAGPGRGTLMADMLRVLVRLAPDCLSGLSVHLIETSPRLRKAQEEALAQSGVSVCWHDTLSDVPSGPMVLVANEFLDALPIRQFVRTETGWQERFVLNGQWNLQDCSDVPPEVMERGATVGDVVEISPASAGFVRDVAERLCREPGVALFIDYGTATSCVGESLQALRQGRPVSALVEPGTADVTAHVDFASMTRAAQAAGAVCYGPAGQGDLLRALGAVQRAEALCRSAPEQAGAIRSGLDRLIGPDRMGRLFKALAITSPDVTIVPGFSEKTAGEQQ, translated from the coding sequence GTGAGCGTGTCGGGTCCACAGGGCGGGGAGCGGCTGGACGCGTTCATGGGGCGCGCCAATGCGGCCTACTACGCCCAACGTGACCCTTTCACGGACTTTGTGACAGCCCCGGAAATTTCCCAGATCTTTGGCGAGGTGCTGGGGGCGTGGTGCGCCGTCGTCATGCGTGGTCTGCCTGTATCGTCTGGTGCTCCCTTGCATCTGGTGGAGGCGGGGCCGGGGCGTGGCACCCTGATGGCGGACATGCTGCGAGTGCTTGTCCGTCTTGCACCAGATTGTTTGTCTGGCCTGTCGGTGCATCTGATCGAGACTTCTCCCCGTCTGCGCAAGGCGCAGGAGGAGGCGTTGGCTCAGTCGGGCGTGTCCGTCTGCTGGCACGATACCCTGTCCGATGTGCCGAGCGGCCCGATGGTTCTGGTGGCCAATGAATTCCTCGACGCTCTGCCTATCCGTCAGTTCGTCCGTACGGAGACAGGGTGGCAGGAGCGTTTCGTCCTGAACGGTCAATGGAATTTGCAGGATTGCTCCGACGTGCCGCCGGAAGTGATGGAACGCGGTGCGACTGTTGGGGACGTTGTCGAAATTTCGCCTGCTTCGGCTGGTTTTGTGCGCGATGTGGCGGAGAGACTGTGCAGGGAACCGGGTGTGGCGTTGTTCATTGACTACGGCACGGCCACGTCCTGTGTGGGTGAGTCCCTGCAGGCTCTGCGGCAGGGGCGACCGGTGTCGGCGCTGGTTGAGCCGGGCACCGCGGATGTGACGGCGCATGTCGATTTCGCATCCATGACGCGGGCTGCACAGGCGGCGGGTGCGGTCTGTTATGGACCGGCCGGGCAGGGCGATCTGCTGCGGGCTCTGGGTGCTGTCCAGCGGGCGGAGGCCCTGTGCCGGAGTGCGCCGGAACAGGCGGGAGCGATCCGCTCTGGGCTGGACAGGCTGATTGGGCCGGATCGGATGGGACGTTTGTTCAAGGCCTTGGCTATAACGTCGCCAGATGTAACGATTGTGCCGGGATTTTCAGAAAAAACAGCGGGAGAACAGCAATGA
- the pgeF gene encoding peptidoglycan editing factor PgeF: MSAGLVPDSVVQSPYLSFVRHGFFTRIGGVSEGPYASLNCSTRSEDDPAAVTENRSRVAGFFGLPNESLLGVTQVHGDGVITVTEPWKPGEGGKADAMVTARPDVALGVITADCGPVLFASKDGKIVGAAHAGWRGAVGGVLEATVRAMEALGASASEMVAVVGPCIAQASYEVGSDMRDAALAADVQAASFFVTGQREGHFQFDLGGYCMDRLRRAGVTAVASVGLDTLPDERRFFSHRRRTLAGGGPIGHQISVIAAGSGAEQG, from the coding sequence ATGAGCGCTGGGCTTGTACCAGACTCGGTTGTGCAGAGTCCTTATCTGTCCTTTGTGCGTCATGGATTTTTCACACGCATCGGGGGCGTTTCGGAAGGGCCTTATGCCAGCCTGAACTGTTCGACCCGGTCGGAAGACGACCCCGCCGCCGTGACGGAAAACCGCAGTCGTGTCGCCGGTTTTTTCGGTCTTCCGAATGAATCGCTGCTGGGCGTGACGCAGGTGCATGGTGATGGGGTGATCACCGTTACCGAGCCGTGGAAACCCGGCGAAGGCGGCAAGGCGGATGCGATGGTGACGGCGCGTCCCGATGTGGCGCTTGGGGTCATCACGGCGGATTGCGGACCGGTTCTGTTCGCTTCGAAGGATGGAAAGATTGTCGGCGCGGCCCATGCGGGATGGCGTGGTGCGGTCGGCGGCGTGCTGGAGGCGACGGTTCGTGCGATGGAAGCGCTCGGCGCGTCGGCTTCGGAAATGGTGGCTGTTGTCGGTCCCTGCATTGCTCAGGCGAGTTATGAAGTCGGGTCCGACATGCGTGACGCTGCACTGGCGGCCGATGTGCAGGCTGCGTCATTCTTTGTGACGGGGCAGAGAGAGGGGCATTTCCAATTTGATCTGGGCGGATACTGCATGGACCGCTTGCGGCGTGCCGGGGTGACAGCCGTGGCGTCAGTAGGGCTGGACACGCTCCCGGACGAGCGACGTTTTTTCAGTCATCGACGACGCACTCTGGCGGGTGGGGGCCCGATCGGACACCAGATTTCGGTGATTGCAGCAGGAAGTGGAGCGGAACAGGGCTGA
- a CDS encoding cob(I)yrinic acid a,c-diamide adenosyltransferase, with amino-acid sequence MSVRIDRVVTRGGDKGQTSLGDGTRLSKADRHVEAIGVLDEANAAVGVLRSHVADEALSRKLMAVQNLLFDMGGDLCMPEGSKHAKRLTDSVIVPLEAEIERMRALQVPLTSFILPGGSVPAAWAHIARTAVRKAERAVVALSEQATINPVLVPLLNRLSDYFFVLGRHLNDDGRQDVLWQPGAALFAEAS; translated from the coding sequence ATGTCAGTCAGAATAGACCGGGTCGTCACACGGGGCGGTGACAAGGGGCAGACGTCACTTGGCGACGGGACACGGCTGAGCAAGGCTGATCGTCATGTCGAGGCGATCGGGGTGCTGGATGAAGCCAATGCCGCCGTGGGCGTCCTGCGAAGTCACGTTGCGGACGAAGCTCTGTCCAGAAAGCTGATGGCTGTCCAGAACCTGCTGTTCGATATGGGGGGCGATCTGTGCATGCCGGAGGGCAGCAAGCACGCGAAGCGTCTGACAGACAGCGTCATCGTGCCGCTTGAGGCCGAGATCGAAAGAATGCGGGCGCTTCAGGTGCCGCTGACCAGTTTCATCCTGCCGGGTGGATCGGTGCCCGCTGCGTGGGCGCATATTGCCCGTACGGCAGTCAGAAAAGCGGAACGTGCAGTTGTCGCGCTGTCTGAACAAGCAACGATCAATCCTGTTCTTGTGCCGTTACTGAACAGGCTTTCAGATTACTTTTTTGTGCTCGGCCGTCATCTTAATGATGATGGCAGGCAGGATGTGCTCTGGCAGCCTGGTGCCGCTTTGTTTGCAGAGGCATCCTGA
- a CDS encoding DUF4142 domain-containing protein, translating to MNIVKKITTAAILGGLTACAMSPPPAPPTPPAPPSLSAADTTFVQTVAEANLTEVALGKIALTNAGTSGVKSFAQHAISEHTSAENRLTTIASAHGITLPTAPNEDDQKTITTLGGIKGAKFDKAYIANAIESHTNAVKLAGDEADTTSDADLKSFATDFQKIAQAHLEAAEALKNHKGHPSVYRGKRHVHAH from the coding sequence ATGAATATCGTCAAAAAGATAACTACCGCCGCAATCCTTGGTGGCCTGACCGCCTGTGCGATGTCCCCGCCGCCGGCTCCTCCCACACCACCCGCGCCCCCTTCTCTCTCTGCAGCTGACACGACTTTTGTTCAGACGGTAGCGGAAGCCAACCTGACTGAAGTGGCGCTCGGCAAGATCGCGCTGACCAACGCAGGCACTTCCGGCGTGAAAAGCTTCGCACAGCATGCGATTTCAGAGCATACGAGCGCTGAAAACCGTCTGACCACCATTGCATCAGCGCACGGCATTACCTTGCCCACAGCGCCCAATGAGGATGACCAGAAAACCATTACAACCCTTGGCGGCATCAAAGGTGCAAAATTCGATAAAGCCTATATCGCCAACGCCATCGAGTCCCATACGAACGCTGTGAAACTTGCAGGTGATGAAGCAGACACCACGTCCGATGCTGATCTGAAAAGCTTCGCTACTGACTTCCAGAAAATCGCTCAGGCGCATCTGGAAGCTGCCGAAGCCCTCAAGAATCATAAAGGCCACCCAAGCGTCTATCGCGGCAAGCGCCACGTTCATGCGCACTGA
- a CDS encoding DUF423 domain-containing protein: MSLPRIWRTAAAFLAAIAVAMGAVAAHLPIERFGLPEGRDIVREAVQMQMWHALALLALGVGLRTPSRLQALAGCMMLPGIMLFCGALYVTAFSGHHLGSVAPTGGSLLILSWIVLGVGFLARHG; this comes from the coding sequence ATGAGTTTGCCGCGTATATGGCGCACGGCCGCCGCCTTTCTGGCTGCGATTGCCGTCGCCATGGGAGCTGTGGCCGCCCACCTTCCGATCGAACGGTTTGGATTGCCGGAGGGGCGGGACATCGTTCGGGAGGCGGTGCAGATGCAGATGTGGCACGCGCTGGCCCTGCTGGCTCTGGGTGTGGGGCTGCGCACGCCTTCCCGTCTGCAGGCGCTGGCCGGTTGTATGATGCTGCCCGGTATCATGCTCTTCTGCGGCGCGCTCTATGTGACGGCCTTTTCGGGTCACCATTTGGGAAGCGTTGCTCCCACGGGTGGTTCTCTCCTGATCCTGTCATGGATTGTGCTTGGTGTAGGGTTTCTTGCTCGTCATGGCTGA
- a CDS encoding SAM-dependent methyltransferase → MAENISVGSVYVAAPGFESILQKELERLGVTPAFWHGRLAVCEAPPVASVWALDIWTSPEIHTIVSIGEAARLLKSRQRNWSLVPVEFFRRAALIVDKLPPVKAAPLIFPQLPPTSPLGGWTLLAPDRILFSQAKTSPFPMGEVKFVEDREGPPSRAYLKLWEACTRLGRWPVPGETCLDLGATPGGWTWAIAKLGASVTAVDRAPLSPSVAAMPGVSFRQESAFGLEPRNEARVDWLFSDVIAYPERLLTLAKRWIEAGRTARIVMSVKFQGETDFAILDQFAAIPGARLAHLFHNKHEVTFFWSENGIF, encoded by the coding sequence ATGGCTGAGAATATTTCTGTTGGCAGTGTGTATGTCGCCGCTCCCGGGTTTGAAAGCATTCTGCAAAAGGAGCTGGAACGACTGGGAGTGACGCCAGCCTTCTGGCATGGCCGTCTGGCGGTCTGTGAAGCACCTCCCGTGGCCAGTGTCTGGGCGCTTGATATCTGGACTTCTCCTGAAATTCACACGATTGTTTCAATTGGCGAGGCGGCGCGTCTTCTGAAAAGCCGACAGCGAAACTGGTCGCTGGTGCCGGTTGAATTCTTCCGTCGTGCCGCACTGATTGTCGACAAACTGCCTCCCGTCAAAGCGGCTCCGTTGATATTCCCGCAATTGCCGCCGACCAGTCCGTTAGGAGGCTGGACGCTTCTTGCTCCCGATCGGATCCTGTTTTCGCAAGCCAAAACAAGCCCTTTTCCGATGGGTGAGGTGAAGTTCGTCGAGGATCGGGAAGGACCGCCTTCCCGTGCCTATCTGAAATTGTGGGAAGCCTGCACCCGACTGGGCCGTTGGCCTGTGCCGGGAGAAACCTGTCTGGATCTGGGCGCGACGCCGGGGGGATGGACGTGGGCCATCGCGAAACTTGGTGCGAGTGTCACGGCAGTTGACCGGGCGCCGCTCTCACCATCCGTCGCAGCGATGCCGGGTGTGAGTTTTCGACAGGAGAGCGCCTTCGGTCTGGAGCCGCGCAATGAAGCACGTGTGGACTGGCTGTTTTCTGATGTAATTGCTTATCCGGAACGCCTCCTGACACTCGCAAAGCGATGGATTGAAGCCGGACGAACCGCCCGGATTGTCATGAGCGTAAAGTTTCAGGGGGAAACCGATTTCGCCATTCTGGATCAGTTTGCGGCCATCCCCGGTGCCCGTCTCGCGCATCTGTTTCACAACAAGCACGAGGTGACGTTTTTCTGGTCCGAAAACGGAATCTTCTGA
- a CDS encoding thioredoxin family protein — MARTMTTAPVVGNDPVHPVVVPYPVPEMAQTQLQAAIARSKVSGKPLLLDFGGNWSPDCWALSGVLAIPAVSAWIAQNFEVVVINVSRRNTNMGIGENYGVTIADVPSVLVVSSDGKLLNAGTIAALANASKMTPQAVVDQLAVWGKMN, encoded by the coding sequence ATGGCCCGGACAATGACGACGGCTCCGGTGGTGGGCAATGATCCGGTTCATCCGGTGGTGGTGCCATATCCGGTGCCCGAAATGGCGCAGACGCAACTGCAGGCGGCGATTGCTCGTTCCAAGGTGAGCGGCAAACCGCTTCTGCTGGATTTTGGCGGAAACTGGTCGCCTGATTGCTGGGCTCTTTCGGGCGTTCTGGCGATCCCGGCGGTATCGGCATGGATTGCCCAGAATTTTGAAGTGGTTGTGATCAATGTTTCACGCCGCAACACGAATATGGGGATTGGTGAAAATTACGGTGTGACGATTGCAGATGTACCCTCTGTCCTGGTCGTGTCGTCAGACGGGAAACTCCTCAACGCAGGTACAATTGCGGCCTTGGCCAATGCAAGCAAGATGACACCACAAGCAGTTGTCGATCAGCTGGCAGTCTGGGGCAAGATGAACTGA